From a single Pirellulaceae bacterium genomic region:
- a CDS encoding Gfo/Idh/MocA family oxidoreductase, which translates to MNSKNRRQFIQTTSAVIGAGYFATAGTRQALSNSANEKLNVACIGVGGKGGSDSSNAAQFGNVVAICDVDRKTLESKGAASGFTQAERFTDYRELLAKHGKNLDIVTVSTPDHMHGPITLEAMRLGASCYTQKPLTRTIYEARLLAQVAQETGVCTQMGNQGTALNTSREAIAQVRSGVLGTLKEVYAWSNRPVWAQGPGRRMTMEKFAQQAKAEDAAAADELIAAKKAEIASALERLDWESWIGVSPYREFWPGLYHSFQHRGWWDFGTGALGDMACHQLTVPFASCGLRDPISVVAKSTGHDFDSFPASSVIKFEFPETSERPAIPFWWYDRKGNKPPMEVFEKQGITKVSDSGVMIVGEKGAFYSSDDYCGVYVLKGVDKVKVDYEPAVNKGSNDVNNMYELFRAKMAGDPKICHSNFIDRAGPLTEMILLGNLAVWAASEGGADGEMGEWGEKVEWDAKNLKVTNLASLKTPKVADLIKPVYREGYRLD; encoded by the coding sequence ATGAACAGTAAAAACCGTCGTCAGTTTATTCAGACCACCTCGGCTGTTATCGGTGCGGGCTATTTCGCAACTGCTGGTACTCGGCAGGCACTCAGCAACTCTGCCAACGAAAAACTGAACGTGGCCTGCATCGGCGTCGGTGGCAAGGGTGGCAGCGATTCGTCCAACGCAGCTCAGTTTGGAAACGTGGTTGCCATTTGCGATGTTGATCGCAAAACCTTGGAAAGCAAGGGTGCTGCATCTGGATTCACTCAAGCCGAGCGTTTTACCGATTACCGCGAGCTACTGGCCAAGCATGGCAAGAACCTGGATATTGTCACCGTCAGCACTCCCGATCACATGCACGGGCCAATCACCTTGGAAGCCATGCGATTGGGCGCAAGTTGCTATACGCAGAAACCGTTGACGCGAACGATTTATGAAGCACGGCTGTTAGCTCAGGTCGCTCAGGAGACGGGTGTCTGCACGCAAATGGGCAATCAAGGCACGGCGCTCAACACGTCACGCGAGGCCATTGCTCAGGTGCGCTCTGGTGTCTTGGGAACGTTGAAAGAGGTCTATGCTTGGTCGAATCGCCCTGTGTGGGCTCAAGGCCCTGGCCGTCGCATGACCATGGAAAAATTTGCTCAACAGGCCAAGGCGGAAGATGCGGCTGCGGCCGACGAATTGATCGCAGCCAAGAAAGCGGAGATCGCCAGCGCTCTGGAACGACTTGATTGGGAAAGCTGGATTGGCGTTTCCCCGTATCGCGAATTCTGGCCAGGTCTGTACCACAGCTTCCAGCATCGCGGCTGGTGGGATTTCGGTACTGGAGCGTTAGGCGATATGGCTTGCCATCAACTGACGGTTCCCTTCGCGTCCTGCGGACTGCGCGATCCGATCTCGGTGGTTGCCAAGTCCACCGGTCATGATTTTGACAGTTTCCCGGCTAGCTCGGTCATTAAATTCGAGTTTCCTGAGACCAGCGAGCGACCGGCAATTCCATTTTGGTGGTACGACCGCAAAGGTAACAAGCCGCCGATGGAAGTCTTTGAAAAGCAGGGTATTACCAAAGTCTCCGATAGTGGTGTGATGATCGTAGGCGAAAAGGGCGCGTTCTACAGCTCCGACGATTATTGCGGAGTGTATGTGCTCAAGGGTGTCGACAAGGTCAAGGTCGACTACGAACCCGCTGTCAACAAGGGCAGCAACGACGTCAACAACATGTACGAATTGTTCCGCGCCAAGATGGCTGGTGATCCCAAGATTTGCCACTCGAACTTCATCGATCGCGCTGGCCCACTAACCGAGATGATTCTGCTGGGCAACTTAGCGGTCTGGGCCGCATCCGAGGGTGGAGCCGACGGCGAAATGGGTGAGTGGGGCGAAAAGGTCGAATGGGATGCTAAGAATCTGAAGGTCACTAACTTGGCTTCGTTAAAAACCCCCAAGGTCGCCGATCTGATCAAGCCAGTTTACCGCGAAGGATATCGTTTAGACTAA
- the ptsP gene encoding phosphoenolpyruvate--protein phosphotransferase, whose amino-acid sequence MFKGIAVSPGVSIGTAYCIHEVFVDPGRQLLEQAEIPTELARFENARKKSIADIRGLQKKVESQVGHDAAAIFAVHESILLDPALVGKVRGWIQGERLTAPAALARLIEFYRALLDKSGDDYLRERIADIRDVVERLTSYLSAALEKDSGALSGPVIVVADELLPSQVLMLGDKLVNGIVTQAGSQTSHAAIVARSRGIPAVSGVSRILEQTKTGDTIVVDGREGHVVINPDAEMLAAFRKLEREFVNLRDQLAHNHDLSAITADGVTLELLANINGVSDARAAGAMGATGVGLYRTEYLYMAHPSVPNEEEQLANYRDVIHDSPNHNVTIRTLDIGGDKTVPFLGRGHHEANPFMGWRSIRLSFEYPKFFLSQIRAILRAAAPDSQPAPSGASYVPVVKLMFPMVTTLEELRRLRAMVHRAERQLTTEGIPYGKVAFGMMLEVPAAAIMIEQLLPAVEFVSIGTNDLVQYLMAADRDNPKVSHLCEPLSPAVLQVLYQVVQACNRHKKPVTLCGEMAGMPQALVVLLGMGLRRFSVSPAVVPTIKEVAHHLTIPMAEEMLTRAMRLKTTNKIRSMLSDELLRLAPNLSPIVMQ is encoded by the coding sequence ATGTTTAAAGGAATTGCGGTTTCGCCAGGAGTTTCGATCGGCACGGCCTACTGTATCCACGAGGTGTTCGTGGATCCGGGGCGGCAACTGCTGGAACAAGCGGAAATACCGACGGAGCTGGCACGCTTCGAAAACGCCCGAAAGAAGTCGATTGCCGATATTCGCGGGCTGCAAAAGAAGGTTGAATCGCAAGTGGGCCACGATGCGGCCGCAATTTTCGCCGTTCATGAGTCGATTCTGCTTGACCCGGCCCTGGTCGGCAAAGTGCGCGGCTGGATACAAGGCGAACGACTGACCGCCCCAGCTGCCTTGGCACGTCTGATTGAGTTCTACCGCGCGCTGTTGGATAAGTCTGGAGACGACTATCTGCGCGAGAGAATTGCCGACATCCGTGACGTGGTTGAGAGACTGACCAGCTATCTAAGCGCCGCGTTGGAGAAAGATTCGGGGGCGCTCAGCGGACCGGTAATCGTGGTGGCCGACGAGTTGTTGCCCAGCCAAGTCTTGATGCTTGGCGACAAACTGGTCAATGGCATCGTGACTCAGGCTGGCAGTCAAACCAGCCACGCCGCCATCGTGGCCCGCAGCCGCGGGATTCCAGCGGTCAGTGGTGTCAGCAGAATATTGGAACAGACCAAGACAGGTGACACGATCGTGGTGGATGGTCGCGAGGGCCATGTTGTCATCAACCCCGACGCCGAAATGTTGGCCGCCTTTCGCAAGCTGGAACGCGAATTCGTTAACCTGCGCGATCAGCTGGCACATAATCACGATCTTTCGGCCATCACCGCCGACGGTGTGACTTTGGAGCTATTGGCGAATATCAATGGTGTGTCCGATGCGCGGGCTGCCGGTGCAATGGGAGCCACCGGAGTCGGTTTGTATCGCACTGAGTACTTGTATATGGCGCACCCATCGGTCCCCAACGAGGAGGAACAACTGGCCAACTATCGCGACGTGATCCATGACAGCCCCAATCACAATGTCACTATTCGCACGCTGGATATTGGCGGCGATAAGACCGTACCATTCCTGGGACGCGGTCACCACGAGGCCAATCCGTTTATGGGCTGGCGGAGCATTCGCTTGTCGTTTGAATACCCTAAGTTTTTTCTGTCACAGATTCGCGCTATCCTCCGCGCAGCGGCACCTGATTCACAGCCTGCCCCAAGCGGTGCCAGCTATGTACCGGTCGTCAAGCTGATGTTTCCCATGGTCACGACTCTGGAAGAACTCAGACGGCTGCGAGCCATGGTGCATCGCGCGGAACGGCAACTGACCACTGAAGGAATTCCTTACGGTAAAGTTGCATTTGGGATGATGCTGGAAGTGCCCGCTGCGGCCATCATGATTGAACAGCTCCTGCCAGCCGTCGAATTCGTCTCGATTGGTACCAACGATCTGGTGCAGTACTTGATGGCTGCTGATCGCGATAATCCCAAAGTGAGCCACCTGTGCGAACCGCTATCACCGGCGGTATTGCAGGTTCTGTACCAAGTTGTTCAAGCTTGTAATCGACATAAAAAGCCAGTAACTCTATGCGGAGAAATGGCCGGTATGCCACAAGCCTTAGTGGTCCTGTTGGGCATGGGGCTGCGACGTTTTAGCGTCAGTCCGGCTGTGGTCCCTACGATCAAGGAGGTGGCGCATCACCTGACCATACCCATGGCCGAGGAGATGTTGACGCGAGCCATGCGACTGAAAACGACCAACAAAATCCGCAGTATGTTAAGCGACGAATTGCTGCGGCTCGCGCCAAACCTTAGCCCGATCGTGATGCAGTAA
- a CDS encoding PSD1 domain-containing protein, with translation MNPKRLACALIVLCAQVAVAQPAPQADEWFETHIRPLLAQRCLECHSQADNQTEGGLALDTAEGWQRGGGRGPAIIPHQPAASLFLIAVEYGDPELQMPPDGKLSQAEVDLLTQWIKHGAHDPRQGSPRIAGMTRDEADGWWSLQPLPLADQLLSSLPKSNNRTSNANSIDLFVEAALENAGLGAVGQADPRSLIRRVTYDLTGLPPTPEEVDAFVADHSPPAYAQLIDRLLASPRYGQRWARHWLDVMRYADYLNLQTGDHRQGSVVEYYEAWKYRDWVVAALNADLPYNKFIHAQVAGDTYPRQTDGTPDHDALIATTWMALGPWDNGDADKHKIVSDIVDDQINTVGQSLLGMTIACARCHDHKFDPITIEDYYGLAGIFYSSCVLHSLGAKGAHTEALRIPIAPPELVERRQAQLAAIAAMEKRLKQLEAAPNSKTTTDVTFDATQANESAQAQQPADQQRLTVELEQARAELLPEPPMALAVREGGTPGGLFPGIQDVPVHRRGKYYELAAETVPRGLPRFLAAGRSAAIQSGSGRAELADWLVALDNPLTARVVANRVWQWHFGRGLVATPNNFGKLGQPPTHPELLDYLAVRLIQSGWSLKSLHRDIMLSAAYQRATLDDTTVSTDVGQRMLELDADNRLLARFSSRRLEAEEIRDTLLLVSGQLDEALGGPAADSFFSPRRSLYVQSTRYHREYFGTLFDAADNEQPVEMRNASTGAPQSLFFLNHPFLTQASHRLATRLYETTSDRSQRIEQLFRIVLGRSPTSVEREMAGDWLTEDVSQQDVRLVELCNIVLCTNELIYVD, from the coding sequence ATGAATCCCAAGCGTTTGGCTTGCGCGCTCATAGTATTGTGCGCCCAAGTTGCAGTTGCTCAACCGGCTCCGCAAGCCGACGAATGGTTTGAAACACACATTCGACCGCTATTGGCACAGCGCTGCCTGGAATGTCACTCGCAGGCTGACAATCAGACTGAGGGCGGTTTAGCGTTGGACACGGCCGAGGGATGGCAGCGGGGTGGCGGGCGCGGCCCGGCGATCATACCTCATCAGCCCGCAGCTAGCTTGTTCCTGATTGCCGTCGAATACGGCGATCCCGAACTGCAAATGCCGCCCGATGGCAAGCTGAGTCAAGCAGAAGTCGATCTATTGACCCAGTGGATCAAGCATGGGGCACACGATCCTCGCCAAGGTAGTCCACGTATCGCCGGAATGACGCGAGATGAAGCCGATGGGTGGTGGTCCTTACAACCACTGCCCCTGGCCGACCAGCTCCTGAGTTCGTTGCCGAAATCTAACAACCGCACATCCAACGCCAACAGCATTGACCTCTTTGTCGAAGCTGCGTTGGAAAATGCCGGTTTGGGGGCTGTGGGCCAAGCCGATCCACGCAGCTTGATTCGCCGCGTCACCTACGATCTGACCGGACTGCCTCCAACGCCCGAAGAAGTTGACGCCTTTGTGGCGGACCATTCCCCACCAGCCTATGCGCAACTGATTGATCGGTTGCTGGCCTCTCCGCGATACGGTCAGCGCTGGGCGCGTCACTGGTTGGACGTTATGCGTTATGCCGACTATTTGAATTTACAGACGGGCGACCATCGCCAGGGCTCGGTCGTGGAGTACTACGAGGCGTGGAAGTATCGCGACTGGGTGGTAGCCGCATTGAACGCTGACCTACCCTATAACAAATTCATACACGCGCAGGTTGCCGGCGACACTTATCCACGGCAGACTGATGGCACACCCGATCACGATGCGTTGATTGCCACAACATGGATGGCACTAGGTCCTTGGGACAATGGCGATGCCGACAAACACAAAATCGTGTCAGACATCGTCGACGATCAAATCAATACTGTGGGTCAGTCTCTACTGGGAATGACCATAGCCTGTGCCCGCTGCCATGATCATAAATTTGATCCTATTACCATCGAGGACTACTACGGACTGGCAGGAATTTTCTATTCGAGTTGTGTCCTACATTCCCTGGGAGCCAAAGGGGCACATACGGAAGCCTTGCGAATTCCGATTGCTCCACCAGAATTGGTTGAGCGCCGGCAGGCGCAATTGGCCGCAATAGCCGCTATGGAAAAGCGCCTCAAGCAACTGGAGGCAGCTCCAAATTCGAAAACCACGACAGACGTTACATTCGACGCCACACAGGCCAACGAATCGGCTCAAGCTCAACAGCCAGCCGACCAGCAACGATTGACCGTTGAACTAGAACAAGCGCGAGCGGAATTGCTACCTGAACCGCCTATGGCGTTGGCCGTCCGTGAGGGCGGGACGCCCGGAGGACTGTTTCCCGGCATTCAAGATGTTCCCGTGCATCGTCGTGGAAAATATTACGAGCTAGCGGCTGAAACCGTCCCGCGCGGGCTGCCCCGATTCTTGGCGGCAGGCAGGTCTGCGGCGATTCAATCTGGCAGTGGACGAGCCGAACTGGCTGATTGGTTAGTAGCCCTGGACAATCCGCTGACCGCTCGTGTTGTGGCCAATCGCGTTTGGCAGTGGCACTTTGGTCGTGGGCTGGTAGCCACGCCTAACAACTTTGGAAAGCTAGGGCAACCGCCGACACATCCCGAATTGCTAGACTACCTGGCAGTACGATTAATTCAGTCGGGTTGGTCACTTAAGTCGCTGCATCGGGACATCATGCTGTCGGCTGCATATCAACGAGCTACCCTGGACGATACCACAGTTAGTACGGATGTAGGTCAGCGAATGTTGGAACTGGATGCTGACAATCGACTCCTGGCACGTTTTTCATCTCGGCGACTGGAGGCCGAGGAGATTCGCGATACGCTGCTGCTTGTTAGCGGACAGTTGGACGAAGCACTGGGCGGTCCAGCGGCAGACAGTTTCTTCTCCCCGCGCAGAAGTCTCTACGTTCAGTCTACACGCTATCATCGGGAATACTTTGGAACGCTGTTTGATGCGGCCGACAACGAGCAGCCGGTGGAAATGCGAAACGCTTCGACAGGTGCTCCGCAATCGCTGTTCTTTCTCAATCATCCTTTTTTGACTCAGGCGTCCCATCGGTTGGCGACACGCCTATATGAAACGACCAGCGATCGTTCTCAGCGAATCGAGCAGCTCTTTCGTATTGTGCTGGGACGATCTCCAACGTCGGTCGAGCGCGAAATGGCAGGTGACTGGCTGACGGAAGACGTGAGCCAACAGGATGTTCGACTTGTGGAGCTGTGCAACATCGTGTTATGCACCAACGAATTGATCTACGTGGACTAA
- a CDS encoding DUF1501 domain-containing protein, with amino-acid sequence MAHSNRTVDRRTALRAAGGGFGALALAGLMAQYGLSETTAVADTASMGTGNPLSPRVPHHLPTAKRCIFLFMPGGPSQIDLFDPKPKVVQLHGQPLPIPKPQLELTAPGNLFGSPWKFSKHGQSGAQVSELLPCLTKHVDDMCIVRSMVADNINHTGASLQMNTGDERFPRPSLGSWLSYGLGTEAEDLPGFVVISPKSVFQGAPLWGHSFLPSTFQATWIQNLDQPMDGLKSTYSPPQQRRRLDALHTLNRLHRQQHPDNDALDARIASFELAFRMQCQAPAAFDLNAESADTHALYGIDQQPTDIMGRQCLLARRLVERGVRFVQVYDSSIPAPQWDHHSKIAQDLPKCCAGVDRPIAGLLADLKARGLLEETLVVWGGEFGRTPTAQNADGREHHPFGFTMWLAGGGIRGGLTYGETDELGWYATAKKVHVHDLHATILHAMGLDHQRLTYRWGGRDYRLTDVHGHVVHDILRG; translated from the coding sequence ATGGCGCATTCCAACAGAACAGTCGATCGACGCACAGCCTTGCGGGCTGCCGGAGGCGGATTTGGCGCTCTAGCCTTGGCGGGTCTGATGGCTCAATATGGTCTGAGTGAAACTACGGCTGTGGCTGATACCGCTTCGATGGGCACTGGTAATCCGCTCAGCCCCCGAGTACCGCATCACCTGCCGACCGCCAAACGCTGCATCTTTTTATTCATGCCAGGCGGTCCTTCACAAATCGACTTGTTTGACCCCAAACCCAAAGTCGTCCAATTGCATGGCCAACCGCTGCCGATTCCCAAACCGCAGCTTGAACTCACAGCACCGGGCAATCTGTTTGGATCGCCATGGAAGTTTTCTAAACACGGCCAATCGGGCGCGCAAGTCAGCGAACTGTTGCCCTGTTTGACCAAGCATGTGGACGATATGTGTATCGTGCGGTCCATGGTTGCCGATAACATCAATCACACGGGGGCATCATTGCAGATGAATACGGGCGACGAGCGTTTTCCGCGCCCCAGCTTGGGATCTTGGTTGAGCTATGGCCTGGGCACTGAAGCGGAGGATTTACCGGGATTCGTGGTGATTAGTCCTAAGTCGGTATTCCAAGGTGCTCCGCTGTGGGGCCATAGTTTCTTGCCGAGTACATTTCAAGCCACATGGATTCAGAATTTGGACCAGCCCATGGATGGACTAAAATCAACATACAGTCCTCCGCAGCAGCGGCGACGGCTGGACGCTCTGCATACACTCAATCGGCTGCATCGCCAGCAACATCCTGACAACGATGCATTGGATGCGCGCATCGCCTCCTTTGAGCTGGCTTTTCGTATGCAGTGCCAGGCGCCAGCAGCCTTTGACCTAAACGCCGAATCTGCCGACACTCATGCGCTGTACGGTATCGACCAACAGCCCACTGATATCATGGGCCGCCAATGTCTGCTGGCGCGGCGATTGGTCGAGCGCGGAGTGCGATTTGTGCAGGTCTACGACAGCAGCATCCCAGCTCCACAGTGGGATCACCATTCGAAGATCGCACAGGACTTGCCCAAGTGTTGTGCCGGCGTGGATCGCCCCATTGCTGGGCTGTTAGCCGATCTGAAAGCTCGTGGACTTTTGGAGGAGACGCTTGTTGTCTGGGGCGGAGAATTTGGCAGAACACCGACGGCGCAGAACGCAGACGGTCGCGAACACCATCCGTTTGGCTTTACGATGTGGCTAGCCGGAGGAGGCATACGCGGCGGTCTGACCTACGGCGAGACCGACGAACTGGGGTGGTATGCCACCGCGAAAAAAGTCCACGTACACGACCTGCACGCTACGATTTTGCACGCCATGGGGTTGGACCATCAGCGCCTGACCTATCGCTGGGGTGGTCGCGACTATCGCCTGACCGATGTTCACGGCCACGTGGTCCATGACATCTTGCGCGGCTAA
- a CDS encoding DUF1501 domain-containing protein: MRVNYACGSADHRIARRRFLQNAATGGVAVVGGLGALVYGQAAEAVAKRQKKILLFNMHGGLSQLESWDPKPGTETGGPFRAIPTSVPGVHLSELMPHTAQQMHHLCVLRGVNTSEDDHGKGAYMMMTGRRQTPAANYPELGAVAARTLAPPSSALPGHIRIVPWGGGGRGNDAAYLGPRYSSIALGNGKPPQYSQLPEGLDEASDARRHAFRQQADASFLNQHRTAMTDAFLSSYDSAEQLMRRRDVFDVEQESAQDQDRYGRDDFGRHCLLARRLLQYDIPFVQVSHSNYDTHNENFDFHHELVPQFDRPFATLIADLHTLGLLDETLVVVLSEFGRTPNINLYMGRDHWSKAWSVVLAGCGVARGAVHGATNHNGTEVVDGQVDHGQLFHTYLQAVGVESTDSVVVDGRDMPLADPAAEPIWSVLV; encoded by the coding sequence ATGCGAGTCAACTATGCTTGCGGATCAGCCGATCATCGGATTGCTCGACGTCGTTTCTTGCAGAACGCCGCTACCGGTGGAGTTGCCGTTGTAGGCGGGCTGGGTGCCTTGGTGTATGGTCAAGCTGCAGAAGCTGTTGCAAAACGTCAGAAGAAGATTCTGCTGTTCAACATGCACGGAGGCTTGAGTCAGTTGGAAAGTTGGGATCCCAAACCGGGAACCGAGACTGGCGGGCCATTTCGAGCCATTCCGACCAGCGTGCCTGGAGTGCATCTGTCTGAGCTGATGCCGCATACAGCGCAGCAGATGCATCATCTTTGTGTGCTGCGTGGCGTCAACACCAGCGAAGACGATCATGGTAAAGGTGCCTACATGATGATGACGGGCCGCCGTCAGACGCCGGCTGCAAACTATCCCGAACTGGGGGCTGTTGCCGCGCGGACTCTAGCGCCTCCATCCAGCGCGCTACCCGGCCACATTCGCATTGTGCCTTGGGGTGGCGGGGGGCGTGGCAACGATGCGGCCTATTTGGGACCGCGTTATTCCAGTATTGCGTTGGGCAATGGGAAACCACCTCAATATAGCCAATTGCCCGAAGGCTTAGATGAAGCCAGTGACGCGCGTCGTCATGCATTTCGCCAGCAAGCCGACGCTTCGTTTCTGAATCAACATCGCACGGCCATGACCGATGCGTTTCTCAGTAGCTATGACTCAGCCGAACAGCTCATGCGCCGGCGCGATGTATTTGACGTTGAACAAGAGTCCGCCCAGGATCAAGACCGTTATGGTCGCGACGATTTCGGTCGGCACTGTCTGTTGGCGCGTCGTCTGCTTCAGTACGATATTCCGTTTGTGCAAGTGTCGCATTCCAACTACGACACGCACAACGAGAATTTTGATTTTCATCACGAATTGGTGCCACAATTCGATCGCCCCTTTGCCACCTTGATTGCCGATCTCCACACGCTGGGATTACTAGACGAGACGCTGGTGGTCGTGCTGTCAGAATTTGGTCGGACGCCCAATATCAATCTGTATATGGGCCGCGATCACTGGTCGAAGGCTTGGAGCGTGGTTTTGGCCGGTTGCGGCGTGGCCCGCGGTGCCGTGCATGGAGCTACCAATCACAACGGTACGGAGGTCGTGGATGGCCAGGTCGATCACGGCCAGTTGTTCCACACCTACTTGCAGGCTGTGGGTGTGGAATCCACGGATTCCGTCGTGGTCGATGGCCGTGATATGCCGCTGGCCGACCCCGCCGCGGAACCGATTTGGTCGGTACTCGTTTAG